From Candidatus Bathyarchaeota archaeon, one genomic window encodes:
- a CDS encoding ammonium transporter, with the protein MENAADIAWLLMSTALVMLMTPALAFFYGGLVRRKNLVSTLVQYIIIFAVVSLVWFFWGYSLVFGPSVNGLIGNLSLVGLNGLTISHVNELYAPVIPEVLFFAFQLKFAAITPALIIGACAERIRFKSLLIFVLLWSTLIYSPIAHWVWNTNGWLHVLGAWDFAGGIVVHVAAGMSALAAALIVGRRKGCVYWKDKLRALNQKGPALPAMGSEFKPTNIPYVILGAGLLWFGWFGFNGGSALAADDIAVSAVIATNLAAAAAAVSWMILDWVIKGKPSAIGISVGAVCGIAAVTAAAGYIIYCCSYHRSRCRCDLKFGR; encoded by the coding sequence ATGGAAAACGCAGCAGACATCGCATGGCTACTCATGTCCACCGCACTCGTAATGTTAATGACCCCCGCGTTAGCCTTCTTCTACGGCGGCTTAGTCAGAAGAAAAAACCTCGTCTCCACACTCGTTCAATACATAATCATCTTTGCAGTAGTCAGTCTCGTTTGGTTCTTTTGGGGCTACAGCCTCGTATTCGGTCCCAGCGTAAACGGCTTAATCGGCAACCTCTCACTTGTGGGCTTAAACGGATTAACGATAAGCCATGTAAACGAACTTTATGCTCCGGTTATTCCTGAAGTTTTGTTTTTTGCGTTCCAACTCAAATTCGCCGCAATAACTCCTGCACTCATAATAGGTGCATGCGCTGAACGCATACGTTTCAAATCCCTACTCATCTTTGTGCTCTTATGGTCAACCTTAATCTACTCCCCCATAGCACACTGGGTCTGGAACACAAACGGGTGGCTTCACGTCTTAGGCGCCTGGGACTTCGCAGGAGGCATAGTTGTACATGTTGCGGCAGGAATGTCTGCTTTAGCGGCGGCATTAATCGTGGGAAGACGAAAAGGCTGCGTTTACTGGAAAGACAAACTCAGAGCATTAAACCAAAAAGGACCCGCCTTACCCGCCATGGGCTCAGAATTCAAACCCACAAACATCCCATACGTCATTTTAGGTGCAGGTTTATTGTGGTTTGGCTGGTTCGGATTCAACGGCGGCAGCGCTTTAGCCGCTGATGACATCGCAGTTTCAGCTGTCATCGCAACCAACTTGGCTGCTGCAGCCGCGGCTGTCAGTTGGATGATTCTGGATTGGGTGATCAAGGGGAAACCTTCCGCTATCGGCATCTCAGTAGGTGCAGTCTGTGGTATAGCAGCGGTCACCGCGGCTGCAGGCTACATCATTTACTGCTGCAGTTATCATCGGTCTCGCTGCAGGTGTGATCTCAAATTTGGTCGCTAA
- a CDS encoding ammonium transporter, with amino-acid sequence MASGDIAWIITATALVMLMTPALGFFYGGLVRKKNLVSTIVQCFVIFAIISIVWALWGYSLVFGQSYGGFIGFSPGLLGLGSLGISDVNTALATEIPELLFFAFQLKFAAITPALIIGACAERIRFKSLLIFMVLWSTLIYVPIAHWVWNPDGWLKGLGAIDFAGGIVVHVAAGISALAAALVVGRRKGAACPTGKEGGSIPWKSHMEKLDAPPPAFKPTNIPYVLLGAALLWFGWFGFNAGSALAANDIAVSALVTTNLAAAGAAVSWMLSDWVIKGKPSAVGIAIGAVVGLVAITPAAGFVSVPAAMIIGLAAGVISNVVANWRAGRSRIDDTLDVFACHGVGGIWGSIATGIFASAAIGGVNGLIFGNVAQFLSQLGALAVVIPFAFFGSYALLKVVNVFSPLRVSEQAEDAGLDLSEHGEEAYQLD; translated from the coding sequence ATGGCATCAGGAGATATAGCTTGGATAATAACCGCAACCGCCCTAGTCATGCTTATGACCCCTGCACTAGGATTCTTCTACGGAGGTCTAGTCCGCAAAAAAAACCTCGTATCAACCATCGTACAATGCTTCGTCATCTTTGCAATCATAAGCATCGTCTGGGCACTCTGGGGCTACAGCCTCGTGTTCGGACAATCCTACGGCGGCTTCATAGGCTTCAGCCCAGGATTACTGGGCCTGGGCAGTCTTGGCATAAGCGACGTCAACACAGCCCTCGCAACAGAAATACCTGAACTGCTGTTCTTTGCTTTCCAACTCAAATTCGCAGCCATCACACCCGCACTAATCATTGGTGCATGCGCTGAACGCATACGCTTCAAATCACTACTCATCTTCATGGTACTATGGTCAACACTCATCTACGTTCCAATTGCACATTGGGTCTGGAACCCAGACGGCTGGTTAAAAGGCTTAGGCGCCATCGACTTCGCAGGAGGCATCGTCGTACACGTAGCAGCAGGCATATCCGCATTAGCAGCCGCCTTAGTCGTCGGTCGAAGAAAAGGTGCCGCTTGTCCAACTGGGAAGGAAGGCGGTTCAATACCTTGGAAGAGCCACATGGAAAAACTTGACGCACCACCCCCAGCGTTCAAACCAACAAACATCCCATACGTACTACTCGGTGCAGCGCTACTGTGGTTTGGCTGGTTCGGGTTCAACGCAGGTAGCGCCCTTGCCGCCAACGACATAGCAGTCTCAGCCCTCGTCACTACAAACTTGGCCGCAGCAGGCGCCGCAGTCAGTTGGATGCTATCAGACTGGGTAATCAAAGGTAAACCCTCAGCAGTAGGCATAGCCATCGGAGCAGTAGTTGGACTCGTCGCCATCACTCCTGCAGCAGGTTTCGTCAGCGTCCCCGCAGCTATGATAATCGGTTTAGCAGCAGGTGTGATCTCAAACGTAGTTGCTAACTGGCGAGCAGGCAGATCCCGAATAGACGATACACTCGACGTATTCGCATGTCACGGTGTAGGTGGTATTTGGGGTTCAATCGCTACAGGCATATTCGCCTCAGCAGCAATCGGTGGAGTCAACGGCTTAATCTTTGGAAACGTAGCGCAATTCCTATCCCAACTCGGTGCACTCGCTGTCGTTATTCCGTTTGCGTTCTTCGGCTCGTATGCATTGCTTAAAGTGGTGAACGTCTTCTCGCCGCTTAGAGTCAGTGAACAAGCAGAAGATGCAGGCTTAGACTTAAGCGAGCACGGCGAAGAAGCATACCAACTCGATTAA
- a CDS encoding amino acid ABC transporter permease: MFEFLSDPYTWTLIIEGLTLTVSITLFGVLLGLGIGTLLSIGDIYGGKTIKALIAVYVEFFRGSPLFVQLFIAVYAVPAIINIQIDHAVLAFLVFGLNSGGYQKGYMKGAIETIFNDQMDAGLSTGMSRVQTLRHVILPQAYRIVIPSWTNEFCSLTKSTSALAFVGLFDLTAAGIALRFSTFQILPVWIVIGIIYLIWITSFSKIMDIVYEKKRIPGIELNMQ; this comes from the coding sequence ATGTTTGAATTCCTATCCGACCCTTACACGTGGACACTGATTATAGAAGGTTTAACGCTAACTGTATCTATAACATTGTTCGGTGTACTCCTCGGACTAGGAATCGGAACACTGTTATCAATCGGCGACATTTACGGCGGCAAAACCATCAAAGCACTCATAGCTGTCTACGTTGAATTCTTCCGTGGAAGCCCCCTGTTTGTTCAATTGTTCATAGCAGTATATGCGGTTCCTGCAATAATTAATATCCAGATTGACCATGCCGTGTTAGCGTTCTTAGTCTTTGGATTGAACAGCGGCGGATACCAGAAAGGATACATGAAAGGGGCAATCGAAACCATATTTAACGACCAAATGGATGCAGGTTTATCGACAGGAATGTCCCGAGTACAAACACTCCGACATGTAATTCTGCCGCAGGCATATAGAATAGTAATTCCATCATGGACAAACGAGTTTTGCTCGTTGACAAAAAGCACTTCAGCCTTAGCCTTTGTTGGCTTATTTGATTTAACGGCGGCAGGCATAGCACTTAGGTTTTCTACTTTTCAAATCCTGCCTGTCTGGATTGTTATCGGAATCATCTACCTAATATGGATAACTTCCTTCTCAAAAATTATGGATATCGTCTACGAGAAAAAACGGATTCCAGGTATAGAACTGAACATGCAGTAA
- a CDS encoding flavodoxin family protein, producing the protein MKVVAFNGSPRKDGNTAALINHVLKELQAEGIQTEFIQLGGQQIHGCMACGTCWKLKNKECKIVNDNINQYIKKIAEADGVILGSPTYFSMMTPELKAFIDRAGYVAMANDYLFRRKVGAAVVAVRRAGAIPTFDAINNFFLISEMIIPGSSYWNVGVGLNKGDVEMDEDGLETMATLGKNMAWLIKKLQPKTADESAQSSFFNQT; encoded by the coding sequence GTGAAGGTTGTTGCGTTTAATGGAAGCCCAAGAAAAGACGGAAACACCGCCGCTTTAATCAATCATGTCCTTAAAGAACTTCAAGCAGAAGGAATCCAAACAGAATTCATCCAACTCGGCGGCCAACAAATCCACGGCTGCATGGCCTGTGGCACTTGTTGGAAACTCAAAAACAAAGAATGCAAAATAGTAAACGACAACATCAACCAATACATCAAAAAGATTGCTGAAGCCGACGGCGTAATCCTTGGTTCCCCGACGTACTTTTCGATGATGACCCCCGAGTTGAAGGCGTTCATCGACCGCGCGGGGTACGTTGCCATGGCGAATGATTACTTGTTTAGGCGTAAAGTGGGTGCTGCAGTTGTTGCGGTTCGCAGGGCGGGAGCCATTCCAACGTTTGATGCTATAAACAACTTTTTCCTCATAAGCGAAATGATAATCCCCGGCTCGTCCTACTGGAACGTGGGTGTGGGGTTAAACAAGGGTGATGTTGAAATGGATGAGGATGGGCTGGAGACGATGGCGACTTTGGGCAAGAACATGGCTTGGCTAATTAAGAAACTGCAACCCAAAACTGCTGATGAATCGGCTCAATCTTCTTTTTTCAATCAAACCTAA
- a CDS encoding 4Fe-4S binding protein, producing MVGVLGKRRGILCISVAVLIAACFLSIQSIEPASSCYGPHITADIDRTQVNLNETVTCTGKVCPAAENKTVRFAFTRPDYTYIEQYVLTDPVTGNFTVTQKLDMVGYWNIFAIDGHICDRLFAEVTDPQNPDAPLPTPSVALNYKPNYSVIGVTAVFLSLGTAVFYFGTKNQTRKITAIRTFVQIGLIFVIFFGIFIDHYNYPVPAAQISTHELDIATNVLGVDMPDGLPLPLYSCYYPCGRIGTCALWQIQAYIYPFFDVGSGWGVHYASEGVLRLAVVFGIIIIAAILLGKVFCGWVCPFGLYLDLMTRLRKALKIKRRAFSERFNERFHQLGYVILALTVILSVVFASQALTGTQLVSGTERGGYIYTYFSAPFCQVCPMKPLCLLAESSVGLMRPEWLVQNTTGQFFEVGFYLTSTNLIILAIVSIAAFFFRRSWCQICPLGALIALFNRFPPFKWISGVRLNKVEEKCTKCGICKRVCPTQVKDVYEKKGGDVANSQCIYCLRCVEMCPQEDCLQLKLLGKKVATSRNWLNKSDTLKLE from the coding sequence ATGGTTGGGGTGCTTGGTAAACGGCGAGGGATTCTTTGCATATCAGTTGCGGTTCTGATTGCCGCCTGCTTTTTGAGCATCCAAAGCATCGAACCCGCCAGCAGTTGTTACGGTCCACACATAACCGCAGATATTGACCGCACACAAGTCAACCTAAACGAAACTGTGACTTGCACGGGCAAAGTGTGTCCTGCCGCTGAAAACAAGACTGTACGGTTTGCTTTCACTCGCCCAGACTACACCTACATCGAACAATACGTATTGACTGATCCGGTCACGGGGAACTTCACAGTTACTCAGAAGCTTGACATGGTGGGGTATTGGAACATTTTTGCCATAGACGGCCACATATGTGACCGATTATTCGCTGAAGTCACGGATCCCCAGAACCCTGATGCGCCGCTTCCAACTCCCAGTGTAGCTTTAAACTATAAGCCTAACTATTCTGTCATAGGCGTCACAGCAGTTTTCCTAAGCTTGGGCACGGCTGTGTTCTATTTTGGGACCAAAAATCAGACACGAAAAATCACTGCCATCAGGACTTTTGTTCAGATTGGTTTAATCTTTGTTATCTTCTTCGGCATATTCATCGACCACTACAATTACCCAGTTCCAGCCGCGCAGATTTCAACCCACGAATTAGACATAGCAACCAACGTTTTAGGTGTCGATATGCCTGACGGGCTTCCTTTGCCCCTGTATAGTTGTTACTATCCCTGTGGTAGAATTGGAACCTGCGCTTTGTGGCAAATTCAAGCCTACATTTACCCGTTCTTTGATGTAGGGAGCGGTTGGGGTGTACATTACGCTTCAGAGGGGGTACTTAGGTTGGCGGTGGTTTTCGGCATAATCATCATAGCGGCGATTTTATTGGGGAAGGTTTTCTGCGGTTGGGTTTGCCCCTTTGGTTTGTACTTGGATTTGATGACTCGCCTGCGTAAGGCGCTAAAAATCAAGCGTAGAGCGTTCTCAGAACGGTTTAATGAACGATTCCACCAATTAGGCTACGTTATCTTGGCGCTTACAGTAATTCTCAGCGTAGTTTTCGCCTCCCAAGCCCTGACAGGCACTCAACTTGTTAGTGGAACCGAACGGGGTGGCTACATCTACACCTACTTCTCGGCGCCCTTCTGCCAAGTGTGCCCCATGAAACCGTTATGCCTCTTAGCGGAATCCAGTGTCGGCTTAATGCGACCCGAGTGGCTGGTGCAGAATACAACAGGTCAGTTCTTTGAAGTAGGTTTCTACTTGACCTCAACTAACCTAATCATTTTGGCAATCGTCAGCATTGCAGCGTTCTTCTTTAGGCGTTCATGGTGCCAAATTTGCCCGCTGGGCGCGTTAATCGCTTTGTTCAACCGTTTTCCTCCGTTTAAGTGGATTTCAGGTGTACGCTTGAACAAGGTTGAGGAGAAATGTACCAAATGTGGCATTTGCAAACGTGTTTGCCCGACCCAAGTTAAAGATGTTTACGAAAAGAAGGGCGGGGACGTAGCCAACTCGCAGTGTATCTATTGTTTGCGTTGTGTAGAGATGTGCCCACAGGAGGATTGCCTGCAACTTAAGCTTTTGGGCAAGAAAGTTGCCACATCAAGGAACTGGTTAAATAAATCTGACACACTAAAATTGGAGTAA
- a CDS encoding cation:proton antiporter has protein sequence MADAVSIALTISALIVLIGFTANFLFKKTGLPDMLILIFLGALFGPALGVFDPTSVKSFAPFIAALALAYILFDGGMGLNIKRVLSSSRKALLLAVLGFVFSVIGVCIFTVVAFGVPLIYGLLFGSIFGGSSSIVVISLTSKIKLSDQGSTILILESAITDILCVVISLSILDVIVTGEANLLAIGLGITGKILIGLIVGLIAGFVWLFALKKVLAMPFYYMLTLGIVLLGYAVSESIGGSGALSALVFGLILGNERDIVKLTRYLKPTDEKVTLSVSKGLKRFESEIAFLIRTFFFVFLGIIFSFSTVYIFLMGILLSAVLFITRFGAVWITTAKSSLKKERSIMTFVLTRGLAAAVLATLPTQYGLMYADLFINVAVVVIITTAVLATVGVFALGRKKEPAQNHRGIAQEENTENDNGD, from the coding sequence TTGGCTGACGCCGTATCCATCGCCCTAACCATAAGCGCTCTCATAGTCCTGATTGGGTTTACCGCGAACTTTCTGTTCAAAAAAACAGGTTTACCCGACATGCTCATACTAATCTTTCTGGGCGCCCTCTTCGGTCCAGCCTTAGGCGTCTTCGACCCAACAAGCGTCAAAAGCTTTGCCCCCTTCATCGCAGCCCTAGCGTTAGCGTACATACTATTCGACGGCGGCATGGGCTTAAACATAAAACGTGTCCTATCAAGCAGCCGCAAAGCACTTTTGTTAGCTGTTTTGGGTTTTGTTTTCAGCGTAATAGGCGTGTGCATTTTCACTGTTGTCGCTTTCGGGGTGCCTCTAATCTATGGTTTGCTGTTTGGAAGCATATTCGGCGGCAGCAGCTCCATCGTAGTCATTTCATTAACATCTAAAATAAAACTAAGCGACCAAGGATCCACGATTCTTATCCTAGAATCAGCAATAACTGACATACTCTGCGTTGTCATCAGCTTATCTATTCTAGATGTAATAGTTACAGGCGAAGCCAACCTACTCGCAATAGGGTTAGGCATAACGGGAAAGATTCTGATTGGACTCATCGTTGGCTTAATCGCAGGTTTCGTTTGGCTTTTTGCACTAAAAAAAGTGCTTGCGATGCCGTTTTACTATATGTTGACGTTAGGAATTGTCTTGCTAGGTTACGCCGTCTCAGAAAGCATAGGAGGCAGCGGGGCATTAAGTGCATTGGTCTTCGGTTTAATCTTAGGCAACGAACGAGACATAGTCAAATTAACACGTTACCTAAAACCAACGGATGAAAAAGTCACTCTCTCAGTAAGCAAAGGTCTAAAACGGTTTGAATCAGAAATCGCTTTCCTCATTCGGACTTTCTTTTTTGTTTTCTTAGGCATAATCTTCTCATTTTCCACAGTCTACATCTTCTTGATGGGCATCTTACTCTCAGCAGTACTTTTTATAACCCGATTCGGAGCCGTCTGGATAACAACCGCCAAAAGTAGCCTCAAAAAAGAGCGCTCCATAATGACGTTTGTTCTAACTCGGGGGTTAGCTGCGGCTGTGCTTGCAACATTACCTACACAGTATGGGTTGATGTATGCTGATCTGTTCATCAACGTCGCAGTCGTGGTAATCATAACTACGGCGGTTCTCGCAACCGTAGGCGTTTTTGCTTTAGGCCGCAAAAAAGAACCCGCCCAAAATCATCGAGGGATAGCTCAAGAAGAAAACACAGAAAACGACAACGGCGACTGA
- a CDS encoding helix-turn-helix domain-containing protein, protein MVDTWREPYHVVIEIENKECHMVKKLAELGFKHLKVVDVRSSTTGSVRHLMDLGEEQAKKVPKELTAKGHVEGKSAVWLESEGCGVCNTILGHDAFLVSGKSVQGNIISYSFMVPTPDAYRGIISDLEKAGYKVNVRKVGKFEQQIGVLTENQERIFWLALKSGFFDFPRQIDTTELSKKLGISPATLSEIMRRGTRRLLEHYFKREL, encoded by the coding sequence TTGGTTGACACTTGGCGGGAACCCTACCACGTCGTTATAGAAATCGAAAACAAAGAATGCCACATGGTCAAAAAACTCGCCGAACTAGGCTTCAAACACCTAAAAGTAGTCGACGTACGCAGCTCCACCACAGGTTCGGTTCGGCACCTCATGGATTTAGGTGAGGAACAAGCAAAGAAAGTCCCCAAAGAACTCACCGCCAAAGGCCACGTGGAAGGCAAATCCGCGGTTTGGCTGGAGAGCGAAGGCTGCGGGGTTTGTAACACGATTTTGGGGCATGATGCTTTTTTGGTTTCAGGGAAAAGCGTGCAGGGAAACATCATAAGCTACAGTTTTATGGTGCCTACCCCCGACGCGTACAGGGGCATTATTTCTGATTTGGAGAAAGCAGGCTACAAGGTTAATGTGCGTAAAGTGGGCAAGTTTGAGCAGCAAATCGGGGTTTTAACGGAGAATCAGGAGCGGATTTTTTGGTTAGCTCTGAAAAGTGGGTTTTTTGATTTTCCCAGACAAATCGACACGACTGAGTTGTCTAAGAAGCTTGGGATAAGTCCTGCGACGTTGTCTGAGATTATGCGGCGGGGAACGCGGCGTCTGCTTGAGCATTATTTTAAGCGGGAACTTTAG
- a CDS encoding SLC13 family permease, whose amino-acid sequence MACYALALSRKVKLAYVSIGSLIALILIGVISWQATIFEAIQWDVLAVIWGFMMVSFVFSESRMPEFIANKILTHIKTEKYALLAICSVAAFLSAFMANVAVLFLMAPVAIQIARKLGSPLFPYIVSVGVSANMVTTTTMIADPPALILAIQTGLTPLDFYWFQGRLGLGAITAIGVTAALLTLLVIFRKMTKQIDFEPEKIKTKKLPSVLFVAGVVVLALAPSLDINLGLVGVAVGLLALIIGGKNAKRMLIEFDWNSLIFLAGIFGVIYALTTSGLLMDFSQAVINLGINNPSILLVFVVWLSVGLSCFIDPNAYTVLMIPVCQQLAQFTSMSAWPLLFGTLIGTGSGANILPMGAATNVFACGLLEKNSCLVSTKEYIKIGLPLSVVAVATANVLLWIFWI is encoded by the coding sequence ATAGCATGCTATGCGCTTGCCCTTAGCCGAAAAGTAAAACTTGCATACGTATCAATCGGCTCTTTAATCGCACTAATCCTTATCGGAGTCATATCGTGGCAAGCCACCATTTTCGAAGCCATACAATGGGACGTTCTAGCAGTCATCTGGGGCTTCATGATGGTTTCATTCGTCTTTTCAGAAAGTCGAATGCCCGAGTTCATAGCTAACAAAATCCTCACCCACATAAAAACTGAAAAATACGCGCTATTGGCAATATGCTCAGTAGCAGCTTTCCTCTCAGCATTCATGGCAAACGTAGCTGTGCTATTTTTAATGGCACCTGTTGCCATACAGATCGCCAGAAAACTCGGTTCCCCACTATTCCCCTACATCGTATCCGTCGGTGTATCTGCAAACATGGTTACAACAACCACAATGATTGCCGACCCGCCAGCGCTCATTTTAGCCATACAAACAGGTTTGACACCGCTAGATTTTTACTGGTTCCAAGGTAGACTGGGCTTAGGCGCAATTACAGCAATCGGCGTTACTGCAGCATTACTGACACTGCTTGTGATATTTCGAAAAATGACCAAACAAATTGACTTCGAACCAGAAAAAATAAAAACAAAAAAACTCCCCTCAGTTCTCTTCGTTGCAGGAGTAGTAGTTTTAGCTTTAGCTCCAAGCTTAGACATAAACTTAGGTTTGGTGGGTGTAGCAGTGGGGTTACTGGCTTTGATAATCGGTGGAAAAAACGCCAAACGCATGCTCATCGAATTCGACTGGAATTCATTGATCTTCTTAGCAGGCATCTTTGGAGTAATCTACGCACTAACCACCTCAGGGCTGTTGATGGATTTCTCGCAAGCCGTTATCAACTTAGGCATAAACAACCCAAGCATCTTGTTGGTGTTCGTAGTTTGGTTATCAGTCGGGTTATCCTGCTTCATAGACCCCAATGCCTACACGGTTCTGATGATTCCCGTATGCCAACAGTTAGCTCAATTCACCAGCATGAGCGCTTGGCCTCTGCTCTTTGGCACTCTTATCGGCACAGGCAGCGGCGCAAACATCTTGCCAATGGGTGCAGCTACCAACGTATTCGCCTGCGGTCTGCTTGAGAAAAACAGTTGCCTAGTAAGCACCAAGGAATACATCAAGATAGGGTTGCCGCTATCGGTGGTTGCAGTGGCTACAGCGAACGTGTTGCTGTGGATTTTCTGGATATGA
- the hcp gene encoding hydroxylamine reductase — MFCYQCEQTAKGTGCTVAGVCGKTPEVANLQDLLVYKLRELSQHALQARKTGWTDNKVDAFVCEALFATLTNVNFDPEAIVAYIKKTAELHEQLHKQTNVTVPHTPLESTIEGLVAQGKQHGINSDPTINPDLHSLQWLLTFGLKGVAAYTYHAYLLGKKDQKVFDFIYEGLAAPLDKALGVNEFVSLVFKCGEINIRAMELLDAGNTETYGHPVPTKVPLGHKKGKAILVSGHDLIDLEHILKQTEGKGITVYTHGEMLPTHGYPKLKAYPHFYGHYGTAWQNQQKEFAQFPGAILMTTNCIQRPVESYKGNIFTSGPVGYPGVTHIEGKDFTPVINKALELPGFPDDVEGKSVLVGFGRNAVLSVAGKVIESVKNGHIKRFILVGGCDGAKPGRSYYTEFVEKAPKNTIILTLACGKFRFFDKELGTIDDIPRLLDIGQCNDAYSAVKIAMALADAFKVGVNDLPLSMVLSWYEQKACAILLSLLYLGIKDIRIGPSLPAFITPGILKVLVEKFNIMPIKTADEDLAAIMK, encoded by the coding sequence ATGTTCTGTTACCAATGTGAACAAACAGCCAAAGGAACAGGCTGCACCGTCGCAGGAGTCTGCGGCAAAACACCCGAAGTCGCCAACCTCCAAGACCTCCTAGTATACAAACTTAGAGAACTCAGCCAACATGCACTCCAAGCAAGAAAAACAGGCTGGACAGACAACAAAGTCGACGCGTTCGTATGCGAAGCACTATTCGCCACGTTAACTAACGTGAACTTTGACCCAGAAGCAATCGTAGCTTACATAAAGAAAACAGCTGAACTCCACGAACAACTACACAAACAAACTAACGTAACTGTCCCGCATACGCCGCTTGAAAGCACAATCGAGGGGTTAGTTGCACAAGGCAAACAACACGGCATAAACTCTGACCCAACCATAAACCCAGACCTGCATTCGCTGCAGTGGCTACTCACTTTTGGACTTAAAGGAGTCGCCGCCTACACCTACCACGCATACCTACTGGGCAAAAAAGACCAAAAAGTCTTCGACTTCATCTACGAAGGCTTAGCCGCCCCGCTGGACAAGGCTCTGGGCGTAAACGAATTTGTCAGTTTAGTCTTCAAATGCGGAGAAATCAACATCCGCGCCATGGAGCTGCTGGACGCAGGCAACACCGAAACCTACGGCCACCCCGTCCCCACCAAAGTGCCGCTTGGTCACAAAAAAGGCAAAGCCATCCTTGTCTCAGGACACGACCTCATAGACTTAGAACACATACTAAAACAAACCGAAGGCAAAGGCATCACAGTCTACACACACGGCGAAATGCTCCCCACCCACGGCTACCCCAAACTCAAAGCGTACCCACACTTCTACGGCCACTATGGCACAGCATGGCAAAACCAACAGAAAGAATTCGCCCAGTTCCCAGGCGCCATCCTCATGACCACCAACTGCATCCAGCGCCCTGTCGAAAGCTACAAAGGCAACATCTTCACCTCAGGCCCCGTCGGCTACCCAGGCGTCACCCACATTGAGGGCAAAGACTTCACACCAGTCATCAACAAAGCACTCGAATTGCCAGGGTTCCCAGATGATGTGGAAGGCAAATCAGTTCTTGTCGGATTCGGCAGAAACGCAGTCCTAAGCGTAGCAGGCAAAGTCATAGAGTCAGTCAAGAACGGCCACATCAAACGCTTCATCCTTGTCGGCGGATGCGACGGAGCTAAACCTGGACGCAGCTACTACACCGAATTCGTAGAAAAAGCACCCAAAAACACCATCATCCTAACGTTGGCATGCGGCAAATTCCGCTTCTTCGACAAAGAACTCGGCACAATCGACGACATCCCACGACTCCTCGACATCGGCCAATGCAACGACGCCTACAGCGCAGTAAAAATCGCCATGGCACTCGCAGACGCATTCAAAGTCGGCGTTAACGACCTACCGCTCTCGATGGTGCTATCATGGTATGAACAGAAAGCTTGCGCTATATTGCTGTCGCTGCTGTACTTGGGCATAAAAGACATCCGCATCGGACCCAGCCTCCCCGCCTTCATCACACCAGGCATCCTAAAAGTGCTCGTCGAAAAATTCAACATCATGCCCATAAAGACAGCAGACGAAGACCTCGCAGCCATAATGAAGTAA